The Streptomyces phaeolivaceus genome has a window encoding:
- a CDS encoding ABC transporter substrate-binding protein has protein sequence MESSRGQVPGGGTSGGGGAHPLSRRRFLGAGSASLLTVGLAGLGTGLTACGSGGGAGGGDGKTLTAFVYGDDAVKVQQAGVDRYNKSAAAKKAGGTVKLQKVPGSDYSPKLRTAMGSPSAPDIFFNWGGGSIKPYEEAGKLVDLTDIIEGDPVLKDGFLPSVLAAGDLKGRHYGIPMRGMQPVILFYNKTVFAEHKLQPPTTWDQLLDINAKLKKAKITPFALGGSDVWPELMWLEYLVDRIGGPEVFKRIQDGDAEGWGDPTVLKAAELVKELIDDGAFGSKFTSVSYVNGGAPAVFARGKAAMHLMGSWEYSTQLGKFPDFARSNLGWAAFPTVEGGTGDVRNVVGNPTNYWSINARTKNKDLAVGFLKDCASEAYAQALIDNGDVPTTSNAADLLSSAPNPEYAKFQYDMVQQAPAFTLSWDQALGDGLGTKMHTEIGKLFAGQSSPADFVTACKGLK, from the coding sequence ATGGAGTCGAGTAGAGGCCAGGTCCCCGGCGGCGGTACCAGCGGCGGCGGGGGCGCCCACCCCCTCAGCAGGCGCCGCTTCCTCGGCGCCGGTTCCGCCTCGCTGCTCACCGTCGGTCTCGCCGGTCTCGGTACCGGCCTCACCGCCTGCGGCTCCGGCGGTGGCGCGGGCGGCGGGGACGGCAAGACGCTCACCGCGTTCGTGTACGGCGACGACGCGGTGAAGGTCCAGCAGGCGGGCGTCGACCGGTACAACAAGTCGGCCGCCGCGAAGAAGGCCGGCGGCACCGTCAAGCTGCAGAAGGTCCCCGGCTCCGACTACTCCCCCAAGCTGCGCACGGCGATGGGCTCCCCGAGCGCCCCGGACATCTTCTTCAACTGGGGCGGCGGTTCCATCAAGCCGTACGAGGAGGCGGGCAAGCTCGTCGACCTCACCGACATCATCGAGGGCGACCCGGTCCTCAAGGACGGCTTCCTGCCCTCGGTGCTCGCGGCCGGTGATCTCAAGGGCCGCCACTACGGCATCCCGATGCGCGGCATGCAGCCCGTGATCCTCTTCTACAACAAGACCGTCTTCGCCGAGCACAAGCTCCAGCCGCCCACCACCTGGGACCAACTCCTCGACATCAACGCCAAGTTGAAGAAGGCGAAGATCACCCCCTTCGCGCTCGGCGGCTCCGACGTCTGGCCCGAGCTGATGTGGCTGGAGTACCTGGTCGACCGGATCGGCGGCCCCGAGGTCTTCAAACGCATCCAGGACGGCGACGCCGAGGGCTGGGGCGACCCGACCGTCCTCAAGGCCGCCGAGCTGGTCAAGGAACTCATCGACGACGGCGCCTTCGGCTCCAAGTTCACCTCGGTGTCGTACGTCAACGGCGGCGCCCCGGCGGTCTTCGCGCGCGGCAAGGCGGCCATGCATCTGATGGGCTCCTGGGAGTACTCCACGCAGCTCGGCAAGTTCCCGGACTTCGCCAGGAGCAACCTGGGCTGGGCCGCCTTCCCGACGGTCGAGGGCGGCACGGGCGACGTCCGCAATGTCGTCGGCAACCCCACCAACTACTGGTCGATCAACGCCCGTACGAAGAACAAGGATCTGGCGGTCGGCTTCCTGAAGGACTGCGCGTCGGAGGCGTACGCCCAGGCCCTCATCGACAACGGCGACGTCCCGACCACCTCCAACGCGGCCGATCTCCTCTCCTCCGCGCCCAACCCGGAGTACGCGAAGTTCCAGTACGACATGGTCCAGCAGGCCCCCGCCTTCACGCTCTCCTGGGACCAGGCGCTCGGTGACGGCCTCGGCACCAAGATGCACACGGAGATAGGCAAGCTGTTCGCGGGCCAGTCCTCGCCGGCCGACTTCGTGACGGCATGCAAGGGGCTGAAGTGA
- a CDS encoding LacI family DNA-binding transcriptional regulator: MKPAKPEETQTRARVSQSTQTATLAEIARQAGVSAPTVSKVLNGRADVAPATRTRVEELLREYGYRRRRAEATRSPLIDLVFHELESAWAMEVIRGVENIAREEGLSVVLSESAGRLTPGRTWADQVAARRPHGVVLVLSGLDESQRALLTSRSIPFVVMDPAGDPGDDVPSIGATNWQGGLAATRHLVELGHRRIGAISGPSRMMCGRARVDGYRAALETAGLPVADDLIKAGDFHHETGYRLGLDLLRRPDRPTAVFAGNDLQALGLYEAARELGLRIPEDLSVVGFDDLPVARWVGPPLTTVRQPLMEMAEAAARLVLDLGRQDGGPSTATRVELATSLVVRSSTGAVPL, translated from the coding sequence ATGAAGCCCGCGAAGCCCGAGGAAACCCAGACAAGAGCGCGCGTCTCGCAGTCCACACAGACCGCGACGCTCGCCGAGATCGCCCGCCAGGCCGGCGTCTCGGCTCCGACTGTTTCGAAGGTGCTCAACGGCCGCGCGGACGTCGCGCCCGCCACCCGCACCCGTGTCGAGGAGCTGCTGCGCGAGTACGGCTACCGCCGCCGGCGCGCCGAGGCGACCCGGTCCCCCCTCATCGACCTGGTCTTCCACGAGCTGGAGAGCGCCTGGGCGATGGAGGTCATCCGGGGCGTGGAGAACATCGCGCGGGAGGAGGGCCTGAGCGTCGTCCTCTCCGAGAGCGCGGGGCGGCTCACCCCCGGCCGCACCTGGGCCGACCAGGTCGCGGCCCGCCGCCCGCACGGCGTCGTGCTCGTCCTGTCGGGGCTGGACGAGTCCCAGCGCGCGCTGCTCACCAGCCGCTCCATCCCGTTCGTGGTGATGGACCCGGCGGGCGACCCCGGCGACGACGTGCCCTCGATCGGCGCCACCAACTGGCAGGGCGGCCTCGCCGCCACCCGGCACCTGGTCGAGCTGGGCCACCGGCGGATCGGCGCCATCAGCGGACCCTCACGGATGATGTGCGGCCGTGCCCGCGTCGACGGCTACCGGGCCGCGCTGGAGACGGCCGGGCTGCCGGTCGCCGACGATCTGATCAAGGCCGGGGACTTCCACCACGAGACCGGCTACCGCCTCGGGCTCGATCTGCTGCGCCGCCCCGACCGTCCGACTGCGGTCTTCGCGGGCAACGACCTCCAGGCCCTCGGCCTCTACGAGGCCGCCCGCGAACTGGGCCTGCGCATCCCCGAGGACCTCAGCGTCGTCGGCTTCGACGACCTCCCGGTGGCCCGCTGGGTCGGCCCGCCCTTGACGACCGTACGCCAGCCCCTGATGGAGATGGCCGAGGCGGCGGCCCGCCTGGTGCTGGACCTCGGCCGCCAGGACGGGGGGCCTTCGACGGCGACGCGGGTGGAGCTGGCGACGAGCTTGGTGGTGCGGAGCAGTACGGGGGCCGTGCCCCTTTAG
- a CDS encoding endo-1,4-beta-xylanase — protein MRPSLSTLLTGIAALAALLVTAPTAHAADPPLRDLAAAKGKAIGTAVTGSKLTGTYGDIAAGEFNWLTPGNAMKWGSVEPTRGNFNWTEADQIVAFAEAHDQDVRGHTLVWHSQNPSWLTNGTWTPAQLGTLMNDHIALEVGRYKGRLAAWDVVNEPFNEDGTYRQTVWYNGLGADYIAQALTAARAADPAARLYINDYNVEGVNAKSTALYNLVRDLKARGVPIDGVGLQAHLILGQVPSTLQQNIQRFADLGVDVAITELDIRMQLPSTAAKLAQQRTEYDAVVKACVAVTRCTGVTVWGFTDSDSWIPDTFPGQGAATPYDENYAPKPAYYGIVTALGGTVTEPPVPAGCSAAYSVPNQWNTGFTGNVTISCAAGSSLSSWRVTWTFGAGQQVGQAWNATCTQTGAAVSCANASWNGGVPSGGSVSFGFNGTWTGSNPLPTVTLG, from the coding sequence ATGAGACCCTCCCTGAGTACCCTGCTCACCGGCATCGCGGCCCTCGCCGCCCTGCTGGTCACCGCCCCCACCGCCCACGCCGCCGACCCACCCCTGCGCGACCTCGCCGCGGCCAAGGGCAAGGCGATCGGCACCGCCGTCACCGGCTCCAAGCTCACCGGCACCTACGGCGACATCGCGGCCGGGGAGTTCAACTGGCTCACCCCCGGCAACGCCATGAAGTGGGGCTCGGTCGAACCCACCCGGGGCAACTTCAACTGGACCGAGGCCGACCAGATCGTCGCCTTCGCCGAGGCCCACGACCAGGACGTACGCGGCCACACCCTGGTCTGGCACAGCCAGAACCCGAGCTGGCTGACCAACGGCACCTGGACGCCCGCCCAGCTCGGCACCCTGATGAACGACCACATCGCGCTCGAAGTCGGCCGCTACAAGGGCCGCCTGGCCGCCTGGGACGTGGTCAACGAACCCTTCAACGAGGACGGCACCTACCGCCAGACCGTCTGGTACAACGGCCTCGGCGCCGACTACATCGCCCAGGCACTGACCGCCGCCCGCGCCGCCGACCCGGCCGCCAGGCTCTACATCAACGACTACAACGTGGAGGGCGTCAACGCGAAGAGCACGGCCCTCTACAACCTGGTCCGCGACCTCAAGGCACGCGGCGTCCCCATCGACGGCGTCGGCCTCCAGGCCCATCTGATCCTCGGCCAGGTCCCCTCCACCCTCCAGCAGAACATCCAGCGCTTCGCCGACCTGGGCGTGGACGTCGCCATCACGGAACTCGACATCCGTATGCAACTCCCCTCCACCGCGGCCAAGTTGGCGCAGCAGCGCACCGAGTACGACGCCGTGGTCAAGGCCTGCGTGGCCGTGACCCGCTGCACCGGCGTCACCGTCTGGGGCTTCACCGACTCCGACTCCTGGATCCCGGACACGTTCCCGGGACAGGGCGCGGCCACCCCGTACGACGAGAACTACGCGCCGAAACCCGCGTACTACGGCATCGTGACGGCACTCGGCGGCACTGTCACCGAGCCACCGGTCCCGGCCGGGTGCTCGGCGGCGTACAGCGTCCCGAACCAGTGGAACACCGGCTTCACCGGCAACGTCACGATCAGCTGCGCGGCCGGCTCCTCGCTCTCCTCCTGGCGGGTCACCTGGACGTTCGGAGCGGGGCAGCAGGTCGGGCAGGCCTGGAACGCGACCTGCACCCAGACCGGCGCGGCCGTCAGCTGCGCCAACGCCTCCTGGAACGGCGGTGTACCGAGCGGCGGTTCGGTGAGCTTCGGCTTCAACGGCACCTGGACCGGAAGCAATCCGCTCCCGACCGTGACGCTGGGCTGA
- a CDS encoding LCP family protein encodes MNGEESAFGDAEDNSGGAGGQRRRWLKIAGCALAGALVLGAGGAGWAFWRLNDNIRSVDINSALGDNRPAKAQSSAEPSTSASASPLPSGALNILVLGSDSRSGKENAELGGGGESSGARSDTAMVVHIDEGRTGATVVSIPRDTLVTRPSCPLESGGSTAVAYNVMFNTAYAVGGPVCAVKTVESMTDVRMDHYIEIDFAGFAKLVDALGGVTVTTDEDIDDEDSHLTLEAGTHHLDGEQALALARTRHGIGDGSDLGRIGLQQKLVKSLLDQISSTDLLTNPAQLYRAADAVTGSLTTDTGLDSLTELVTLGESLQGLSSTATKTVMMPVVTASYDRNRVVADEPEASELWESLK; translated from the coding sequence GTGAATGGTGAAGAAAGCGCGTTCGGGGACGCCGAGGACAACAGCGGGGGCGCGGGCGGACAGCGGCGGCGCTGGCTGAAGATCGCCGGTTGCGCGCTCGCCGGCGCCCTCGTACTCGGCGCGGGCGGGGCGGGCTGGGCGTTCTGGCGGCTCAACGACAACATCAGGAGCGTAGACATCAACAGCGCGCTCGGCGACAACCGCCCCGCGAAGGCCCAGTCCTCCGCCGAGCCCTCCACGTCGGCCTCCGCCTCGCCGCTGCCGAGCGGCGCCCTGAACATCCTCGTCCTCGGCTCCGACTCCCGCAGCGGCAAGGAGAACGCCGAACTCGGCGGCGGTGGCGAGAGTTCGGGCGCCCGCTCGGACACCGCGATGGTCGTCCACATCGACGAGGGCCGCACCGGGGCGACGGTCGTCAGCATCCCCCGCGACACGCTCGTCACCCGCCCGTCCTGCCCGCTGGAGTCGGGCGGTTCGACGGCGGTCGCGTACAACGTCATGTTCAACACGGCGTACGCGGTCGGCGGTCCGGTCTGCGCGGTCAAGACCGTCGAGTCGATGACGGACGTCCGCATGGACCACTACATCGAGATCGACTTCGCCGGCTTCGCGAAGCTGGTCGACGCGCTCGGCGGCGTCACGGTGACGACGGACGAGGACATCGACGACGAGGATTCGCATCTGACCCTGGAGGCGGGCACCCACCACCTGGACGGCGAGCAGGCCCTCGCCCTCGCCCGCACCCGCCACGGCATCGGCGACGGCAGCGACCTCGGCCGCATCGGTCTCCAGCAGAAACTGGTCAAGTCCCTGCTGGACCAGATCTCCTCGACCGACCTCCTCACCAACCCCGCCCAGCTCTACCGCGCCGCCGACGCCGTCACCGGCAGCCTCACCACCGACACCGGCCTCGACTCCCTCACCGAACTGGTCACCCTCGGCGAAAGCCTGCAGGGCCTGTCGTCGACCGCCACGAAGACCGTCATGATGCCGGTGGTCACGGCCTCCTACGACCGCAACCGGGTCGTCGCGGACGAGCCGGAGGCGAGCGAGCTGTGGGAGTCGCTCAAGTAG
- a CDS encoding YciI family protein, with protein MPRYLSLVQIDEKTAPAEGPSPELMQRMGELLEEITKAGVMLDTAGLTPSAQGTRVHWEGGKISVTDGPFTESKEVVGGYALMQCKDMAEAIEWTKRFLKVHGEEWTVSCEVREVAEG; from the coding sequence ATGCCGCGCTATCTGTCACTGGTCCAGATCGACGAGAAGACCGCCCCCGCCGAGGGACCCAGCCCCGAGCTGATGCAGCGGATGGGCGAGCTGCTGGAGGAGATCACCAAGGCCGGGGTCATGCTCGACACCGCCGGGCTGACGCCGTCCGCACAGGGGACACGGGTGCACTGGGAGGGCGGGAAGATCTCCGTCACGGACGGGCCGTTCACCGAGTCCAAGGAGGTCGTCGGCGGCTACGCGCTGATGCAGTGCAAGGACATGGCCGAGGCGATCGAGTGGACCAAGCGGTTCCTGAAGGTGCACGGGGAGGAGTGGACCGTCAGCTGTGAGGTGCGGGAGGTCGCGGAGGGCTGA
- a CDS encoding RNA polymerase sigma factor encodes MTSQPTADLKTTVETVFRIESPRIIAGVARIVRDVGIAEELAQDALVAALEQWPRDGVPDNPGAWLTATAKHRAIDLVRRRERYARKLAEVGRDLETAGPYLDRPSDPDDIDDDLLRLVFTACHPVLSAEARIALTLRLLGGLTTPEIARAFLAPEATVAQRIVRAKRTLATKNVAFEVPYGPDREARLDSVLEVIYLIFNEGYAATAGDDLLRPALCEDALRLARVLAQLMPREPEVHGLVALLELQESRAVGRTGPSGEPVLLKDQDRRRWNRLLIARGFTALGRATAAASGAPGPYALQAAIAACHARAHTYEETDWPRIATLYALLAARTPSPVVELNRAVAVSMAEGPAPALEIVDRLATEPALRDYHLLPSVRGDLLLRLGRTQEARTEFERAAGLARNERERALLRARAEEAGEGEPS; translated from the coding sequence GTGACCTCACAGCCCACCGCGGACCTGAAGACGACCGTCGAGACCGTGTTCCGGATCGAGTCGCCCCGGATCATCGCCGGGGTCGCGCGGATCGTGCGGGACGTCGGGATCGCGGAGGAGCTGGCCCAGGACGCTCTGGTCGCCGCGCTGGAGCAGTGGCCGCGCGACGGGGTGCCGGACAACCCGGGAGCCTGGCTGACGGCCACGGCCAAGCACCGGGCGATCGATCTCGTACGCCGCCGGGAGCGGTACGCGCGCAAGCTCGCCGAGGTGGGGCGGGACCTGGAGACGGCGGGACCGTATCTCGACCGGCCGTCCGACCCGGACGACATCGACGACGACCTGCTCCGCCTCGTCTTCACGGCCTGCCACCCGGTGCTCTCCGCCGAGGCCCGGATCGCCCTCACCCTCCGCCTCCTCGGCGGCCTCACCACCCCCGAGATCGCCCGCGCCTTCCTGGCCCCCGAGGCGACCGTCGCCCAGCGGATCGTCCGCGCCAAGCGCACGCTCGCGACGAAGAACGTCGCCTTCGAGGTGCCGTACGGCCCCGACCGCGAGGCCCGCCTCGACTCTGTCCTCGAGGTCATCTACCTGATCTTCAACGAGGGGTACGCGGCCACCGCCGGCGACGACCTGCTGCGCCCCGCGCTCTGCGAGGACGCCCTCCGGCTGGCGCGCGTGCTGGCCCAGTTGATGCCCAGGGAACCCGAGGTGCACGGCCTGGTGGCGCTGCTGGAGCTCCAGGAGTCACGGGCCGTCGGCCGCACGGGGCCCTCCGGGGAGCCGGTCCTGCTGAAGGACCAGGACCGCCGCCGCTGGAACCGCCTCCTCATCGCCCGCGGCTTCACCGCCCTCGGCCGCGCCACGGCCGCCGCGAGCGGCGCCCCCGGCCCGTACGCGCTCCAGGCCGCCATCGCCGCGTGCCACGCCCGGGCTCACACGTACGAGGAGACGGACTGGCCCCGCATCGCCACCCTCTACGCCCTGCTGGCCGCCCGCACCCCGTCCCCCGTGGTCGAACTCAACCGCGCCGTCGCCGTCTCCATGGCCGAGGGCCCCGCCCCCGCCCTGGAGATCGTCGACCGCCTCGCCACGGAACCCGCCCTCCGCGACTACCACTTGCTCCCGAGCGTCCGAGGCGACCTACTGCTCCGCCTCGGCCGTACGCAGGAGGCCCGCACCGAGTTCGAACGAGCGGCCGGCCTGGCCCGCAACGAACGGGAACGGGCACTGCTGCGGGCGAGGGCGGAGGAGGCCGGGGAGGGGGAGCCGAGCTGA
- a CDS encoding class I SAM-dependent methyltransferase, whose protein sequence is MTDNDPVNDLDPATYLTPLLTPEGAALLDEVRGVEPARELAVATRLRRDHPADLVSAALGQARLRQRAVVKFGAADADRMFFTPNGVEQSTRTSVATYRAERMRALGVTSVADLCCGIGGDAIALARAGIRVLAVDRDPLTAAVARANADALGLAELIEVREADVTEVETAGYDAVFVDPARRSSGRGRIFDPEAYSPPLSWAVATALKAPRAALKIAPGIPHQAIPAEAEAEWISDGGDVKEAVLWFGTGEAGAVRATLLPGPRSLRGRGLPDPEVRAVGRYLYEPDGAVIRAHLVAEVAEELAGGLVDPTIAYVTADEHRGTPYATAYEITDQLPFNVKKLKALLRERGVGILTVKKRGSAVEPEELRRKVKPQGRGAATVFLTRVAGAPTMLIGRPV, encoded by the coding sequence ATGACCGACAATGACCCGGTGAACGACCTCGACCCCGCCACCTACCTCACCCCCCTCCTCACCCCCGAGGGGGCCGCCCTCCTCGACGAGGTGCGTGGAGTCGAACCGGCGCGGGAGCTGGCCGTGGCGACCCGGCTGCGCCGCGACCACCCGGCGGACCTGGTCTCGGCGGCCCTCGGGCAGGCCCGGCTGCGGCAGCGGGCGGTCGTGAAGTTCGGGGCGGCGGACGCGGACCGGATGTTCTTCACGCCGAACGGGGTCGAACAGTCGACGCGGACGAGCGTGGCGACGTACCGGGCGGAGCGGATGCGCGCGCTCGGCGTGACCTCCGTCGCCGACCTGTGCTGCGGCATCGGCGGCGACGCGATCGCCCTCGCGCGCGCCGGGATCCGCGTGCTGGCCGTCGACCGCGACCCGCTGACGGCGGCGGTGGCCCGCGCCAACGCCGACGCGCTCGGCCTCGCCGAACTGATCGAGGTGCGCGAGGCGGATGTGACGGAGGTGGAGACGGCCGGGTACGACGCCGTGTTCGTCGACCCGGCCCGGCGCTCCTCCGGCCGCGGCCGGATCTTCGACCCCGAGGCGTACTCCCCGCCGCTCTCCTGGGCCGTCGCCACCGCGCTCAAGGCCCCGCGCGCCGCCCTGAAGATCGCCCCGGGCATCCCGCACCAGGCGATCCCCGCCGAGGCCGAGGCCGAGTGGATCTCCGACGGCGGCGATGTGAAGGAGGCGGTGCTCTGGTTCGGGACGGGGGAGGCGGGTGCGGTGCGGGCGACGCTGCTGCCCGGACCCCGGAGCCTGCGTGGGCGGGGGCTGCCGGATCCCGAAGTCCGGGCCGTGGGGCGGTACTTGTACGAGCCCGACGGTGCGGTCATCCGGGCCCATCTGGTGGCCGAGGTCGCCGAGGAGTTGGCCGGTGGGCTGGTCGACCCCACGATCGCGTACGTCACGGCCGACGAGCACCGGGGCACGCCGTATGCGACCGCCTATGAGATCACCGATCAACTGCCCTTCAATGTGAAGAAGTTGAAGGCGCTGCTGCGGGAGCGGGGGGTTGGGATCCTGACCGTGAAGAAGCGGGGGTCGGCTGTCGAGCCGGAGGAACTGCGGAGGAAGGTCAAGCCGCAGGGGCGGGGGGCGGCGACGGTGTTTCTGACGCGGGTGGCGGGGGCGCCGACGATGTTGATCGGGCGCCCTGTGTGA
- a CDS encoding polysaccharide deacetylase family protein, producing MRFVRQNDVKSAKWAGFLSRRGGGRGRGGGGRGGVRGGLAVLAAAVIASGCGGGGGAGGEGGREASERGSSGAAPGTAGPAHGQERGQGNVHERGQGNGQETGQETGQERGQRRFDAARVAAAKRWGLAEVPLLAPAPPARKPVPGTREGFEVDGHQEDGLPPVFTTVPTRDKVLFLTIDDGAEKDPEFLRMMSELDVPYTAFLSDYLVKEDYGYFERMRDKGVALNNHTLNHRHLPSLSYDAQKREICGMQDVIEKRYGKRPTLFRPPYGNYDRDTLRAAKACGIAAVPLWNEEVFVDRWDYRESDRRLRPGDIVLTHFRGKSDWNGTMPDMIRRFLNHATTEGYAVARLEDYL from the coding sequence ATGCGATTCGTACGACAAAATGATGTAAAGAGTGCGAAGTGGGCGGGCTTCCTGAGCCGGAGGGGCGGCGGCCGGGGCCGTGGTGGTGGCGGCCGTGGCGGCGTACGGGGTGGCCTCGCCGTACTCGCCGCGGCGGTCATCGCGTCCGGGTGCGGAGGTGGAGGCGGGGCCGGCGGCGAAGGCGGCCGGGAGGCGTCGGAGCGGGGCTCGTCCGGGGCCGCCCCCGGCACCGCAGGCCCGGCCCACGGCCAGGAGCGCGGCCAGGGGAATGTGCATGAGCGCGGGCAAGGGAATGGGCAGGAGACCGGGCAGGAGACCGGCCAGGAGCGTGGGCAACGGCGCTTCGACGCCGCGCGGGTCGCCGCCGCGAAGCGCTGGGGGCTGGCCGAGGTACCCCTGCTCGCGCCCGCGCCTCCCGCGCGGAAACCCGTGCCTGGGACACGCGAGGGGTTCGAGGTCGACGGCCACCAGGAGGACGGACTCCCGCCGGTCTTCACCACCGTCCCCACCCGCGACAAGGTCCTCTTCCTCACCATCGACGACGGCGCCGAGAAGGACCCCGAGTTCCTGCGCATGATGAGCGAACTGGACGTCCCCTACACCGCCTTCCTCAGCGACTACCTGGTCAAGGAGGACTACGGCTACTTCGAGCGGATGCGGGACAAGGGCGTCGCCCTCAACAACCACACCCTCAACCACCGCCACCTCCCCTCCCTCTCCTACGACGCCCAGAAGCGCGAGATCTGCGGCATGCAGGACGTGATCGAGAAGCGGTACGGCAAGCGGCCGACGCTCTTCCGGCCGCCGTACGGCAACTACGACCGGGACACCCTGCGCGCCGCCAAGGCCTGCGGCATCGCGGCCGTCCCGCTCTGGAACGAGGAGGTCTTCGTCGACCGCTGGGACTACCGCGAATCCGACCGCCGACTCCGCCCCGGCGACATCGTCCTCACCCACTTCCGCGGCAAGTCCGACTGGAACGGCACCATGCCCGACATGATCCGCCGCTTCCTGAACCACGCCACCACCGAGGGCTACGCGGTGGCGAGGCTGGAGGACTACCTGTGA
- a CDS encoding polysaccharide deacetylase family protein, giving the protein MFLAGCAADPADRADRAEAAAPALAGTPESARSPAPPLAAPSPPTTHPGGQGPAVPHPGAGAPLPTAPHHPHTPPYRRWGLPAPLAPAPEKPDRPPTPRTAGPGLPPVVDRVRTRDKVVFLTYDDGAEKDPRFVDMVRELRLPVSMFLTDSVVGPGYGHFARLRAVGATVQNHTLDHTGLRGLPYAGQRAEICGQQNKLRQRFGVRPTLFRPPYGVYDTTTLRAAADCGITAVVLWRASMQINDLRYAVGDRLRPGDIVLAHFRGPEQLNGTTLTEMTTRLLRRIQQQGLTVGRLEDYL; this is encoded by the coding sequence CTGTTCCTCGCCGGGTGCGCGGCCGATCCCGCCGACCGGGCGGACCGGGCCGAAGCGGCGGCGCCCGCGCTGGCCGGGACCCCGGAATCGGCCCGCTCTCCGGCGCCGCCGCTCGCCGCGCCCTCGCCCCCGACCACGCACCCCGGGGGCCAGGGCCCCGCCGTTCCGCACCCCGGCGCAGGCGCCCCGCTCCCCACCGCTCCCCACCACCCCCACACACCCCCTTACCGCCGCTGGGGCCTCCCCGCCCCCCTCGCTCCCGCGCCCGAGAAGCCCGATCGGCCGCCCACGCCCCGTACGGCGGGCCCGGGGCTGCCGCCCGTCGTCGACCGGGTGCGGACGCGCGACAAGGTGGTGTTCCTGACGTACGACGACGGGGCCGAGAAGGACCCCCGGTTCGTCGACATGGTCAGGGAACTGCGGCTGCCGGTGAGCATGTTCCTGACGGACAGCGTCGTGGGGCCGGGATACGGCCACTTCGCACGGCTGCGGGCGGTCGGCGCGACCGTACAGAACCACACCCTCGACCACACCGGCCTGCGCGGCCTGCCGTACGCCGGACAGCGCGCCGAGATCTGCGGCCAGCAGAACAAGCTGCGGCAGCGCTTCGGCGTCCGGCCGACCCTCTTCCGCCCGCCCTACGGCGTCTACGACACCACCACGCTCCGCGCCGCCGCCGACTGCGGCATCACGGCCGTCGTCCTGTGGCGCGCGTCCATGCAGATCAACGATCTCCGTTACGCGGTCGGCGACCGCCTCCGCCCCGGCGACATCGTCCTCGCCCACTTCCGGGGCCCGGAGCAGCTGAACGGCACCACGCTCACGGAGATGACGACGCGACTCCTGCGCCGTATCCAGCAACAGGGCCTGACGGTCGGACGCCTGGAGGACTACCTCTGA
- the groES gene encoding co-chaperone GroES — translation MTTTSSKVAIKPLEDRIVVQPLDAEQTTASGLVIPDTAKEKPQEGVVLAVGPGRFENGERLPLDVKTGDIVLYSKYGGTEVKYSGEEYLVLSARDVLAIIEK, via the coding sequence GTGACGACCACCAGCTCCAAGGTTGCCATCAAGCCGCTCGAGGACCGCATCGTGGTCCAGCCGCTCGACGCCGAGCAGACCACGGCCTCTGGCCTGGTCATCCCGGACACCGCCAAGGAGAAGCCCCAGGAGGGCGTCGTCCTGGCCGTGGGCCCGGGGCGCTTCGAGAACGGCGAGCGCCTGCCGCTCGACGTCAAGACCGGCGACATCGTGCTGTACAGCAAGTACGGCGGCACCGAGGTGAAGTACAGCGGCGAGGAGTACCTCGTCCTCTCGGCTCGCGACGTGCTCGCGATCATCGAGAAGTAG